The genome window TCCGAGCTGCTGGAAAATGCTGAACTGGTCAATGTGATCAGCATTGCTTTGACACTTCAGATAGTGTTGTTTTAATCTGCTGAATTGTTTAAAACCTGCAGATGTCACAATGAGGCCGCTTTATCAAAATCTTCGATCCGAGGGGCTCAGTTCCTCAGGGTTGTGAGTGCTAGTAACTGTATTATGTATGCATCTCCTTCCTAAGGAGAACTCTGTCATGCATTCTGGATGTGCTTTTGTAGGTGCTGCATCcttctaataaaaaaatcaagaaatgtGAGGGATTTTCTATGTCAGGTCAGGTAATTGCAGCTATTTCCAATTCCAGGTCACATAACTTTGTGGTTGAACACTGATGGCAGATAAGAATTAGATTATGATCTAGGTactgtattaaaaagaaaatcttaaaaTCACAGagtatgctgagttggaaaagacccatcaagatcatccagtccaactcctggccctgcgcaggacaccccaagaatcacaccatgtacctTGGGGAAAGAATtatgtttttccattttctgaagtCTGAGCGAAGTGAAGTGGGGCTTGGTCATACATCTAACTAATGCATGTCATTACTAATATTTCTATGTCAAATTTTATAGTTGATGTTTTTCTGGGTCTTGATTGCTTATGACTCATGactctgtggaaaaaaacccagattcCTACTGCTGAATGCTAATAGATCACATCCCTTTATAAACTCCAGAGGAATACAAAGGGACAAAAAATGTTTGCCTGCTTGTTTCTTGGTCTGTTGCCATGTTCAACATCAACTATCACTTCTGCTTTGTCTTCTTTCTGTCACATCAGCATAGCAACTGAGTAGGCAAACATGATTTGGAAGCCAGGGGGATATGGTAATGTTGGATGGGGGCAAAGGATTTCCcaggcctttttttccccagctgggTTGCTTAAGGTTACAGCAGGAGCTTTTAAATATTGATAAGGGAAAAGTGATGATGATGCAGGATTTGATTAAATGGCTTACCAGACCAACTTTGCAGTGTGATGCTTAATTGTATGGTGAACTCCAGGAGCCATAAAGACAGTATGAGTTCTTTAGGGATGGTGTGAAGTCAGATTATTAGGGTCAAAAACCCAAAAGGTACAAGCCTTTTTCCTGCCATAAGACAGCTTGTGTGCAGGATTGCTGCAGTGGTAAAAGATCTTGGAGAGAGAGCAATTAGTACACCAATCTGTAGAAAGCTCTCTGGAGTAACTAAAGGGAAAGCAATTCATTGGTAATGGTGGATCCAGGATGCATTTGCAATGTGCTAAGCAGTCTTTAACTTGCTGTATGTGAGAAACAGGGTGGTGGGAACTATTCACCTGCCCGACATTGTGGTGAAAGGGCATGGCTGTGACTGCTACTGTGCTGGACTAAGACTCGAGTTATTTTGTTCATAGAACAGTGTGGGGTGTGCTGGGGCTCCAGCCTTAAAAGCTAGCTCACTCTACTTCTAGAAGGTCAGAACTCAGTGGCAAAGGTTTTTTAAGAGAGCTGGAGTGTACCTCTCTACAAGACCTTATCTAGCTCTTGAATTCAAAGATTTACTTTGGACTACCTTGCACTGGCACAGAAAAGCCCCAGGTGCTAAAAGTCTTCAAGAATTGAAGTACTTGGTGGAGTGAGTGGATTATTCAAACTGTATTCAGCAGTTATAGTGTAAAAGagcttcatttgttttctttgctcttcTGAATGTATTGTATTTGTTTCATTATCATAGATGTCCATTAAGTACTTTCTGTTCCTTCATTTGCTTATGGTAGCTAGCTACTCCTGAATAAATTAGGAGAGGCAATACAGAGAGAGTAGGATTATGTTGGCATGTGATTGTTGTCTCACTTTCTAAAGAAAGAATAGGCTGAATTGTatagtccttttttttctcttcattctaGCACATCAATTCACCCTAGTGAATTGTTTTTATTACAGCCTGCTAAGTTTGTAGAACAAGTGACTTCTTTGAATAttgcaaattatttattttttagaatTACACAgtaaaagtgcctttttttttttattttgaactcTGATATTTTGAATACTGCCTATTAGAAAAAGTCCCGTCTGTATACAGTATGGTGAAATACTAAGCAGCAGTGAAATTCTTCTATGCAGGTGTGCATGTGTTAATTGTGTTTCTCCACACCCCCTCCATTCAAACAGTGTGGTCAGAATGCAAATAAAGAGAAATCCTCACTTCAGAGGGGAGCTGGGGTGCGTGGCTGATGTAATGCTTACATGGTGATACTACCCAATGACCAGTGAAGTAAGCTTCAGAGCCTATTTAAAACTTTCTTGTGCCATACTCCCGTGCTAAGAGTAAAATATCTGGGTGGGGAAGCATAGAGTAAACACAGAGGAAactattccttttttaaaaaatttattttaattgtagCGAGAGAAGCTTTCAGACATCTTAAAAAGGAGACAcaaagaagaggggaaaatgaTTGCAAAATCTGCATTCCGTAGGGCAAGAAACTAGGGAGATCTAAGTTAGGTACAGGGAGAGTTGAACACTGATAGGTTGCATGAGGAGACTCACACCAGGCTGTGTAATAATGTTTTGAAGGCCATCATGGCCAGAGTGGTTCAGTACTGatggagcagaggcagcagaagtAGGACCTGGTGTGACTGAGTAAAACTCCTCAGAAGATTCCTCTGAAAGAAACATGGCCTGAGTAAGCTCAGATGGCTAGTGAATAATTCTGACAAGCTTCATCTTTGGAGTAGGCTGAAACTGTTGATTGCAGCAGAACTAAGTTTTGGATTACattgattatatttttttccaaaataaaatgttaaactGCATAGTATAATATTTCTAGATAATATAGTTTTTCTAATATTTCTGGCAAGTACTAGAGCATGAGTTGTTGATGATACTAAACTTGATTTCACTGCAAGTTGACTATGCCTCCTCAATGTCCCAGATACCCTCCTAGATATCTGAAATAGTGTATCTAGTTCTGGCCTCCCCTGTACAAGAGAGAAATGGAGacactggagagagtccagcaaAAGGCCTTTaagatgatgaagggactggagcatctctcctgtgaagaaaggctgaaaagGCCACGACCATCTgtcctggagaggagaaggctcgGGGAATCTCATCAATGTGTACAAATACCTGAAAGGGAGGGTATAAAGGAGGTGGAGACAGGCTTTCTTCAGTGGTACACAAGTGGGACCAGAGGCAGTGGGTACAAACTGCAACACAGGAGGGTCCATCTGCACATAAggaaatgtttgggtttttttcctatgaggatgactgagcactggcatGGGTGGCCCAGAGggattgtggagtctcccttcttggagatatttaaaagtcatctggacatggtcctgggcagCTAGCCCCAGCTGGCCCTGCTCGAGCTGGAGGGGTTGGTCCAGATGACCTCCTTGCCAACCTCAACCATCTTGTGGAGCTCCAAATCAGATTAGTAGCATTTACAACAGGACTGCCTAAGCACTTACTTCACTGTGAAATCATATCcctctcttttgtttttaatgctgttACTGAAAACTTCATACATCAGCATTCATATTTTCTCTGTTGCTCCAGAATCAGTGAATGTATATGCAAGATTTTATACTTGAGACACCGAGAGTTGCAATCACATGGTAACAGCATTACCTTTGCAGAACAGGATCTTTGTTGTGCCCTTCCTTTCCAGGTGGTTGGAGGCAAGGTAAAGAAACCAGGCAAACGAGGTCGTAAACCGGCCAAAATAGATCTGAAGGCAAAACTTGAAAGAAGTCGTCAGAGTGCAAGAgagtgcagggccaggaagaaGCTGAGGTACCAGTACCTGGAGGAACTGGTTTCAAGCAGAGAGCGAGCCATCTGCGCTCTCAGAGAAGAGCTTGAAATGGTAAGAAACTATCATTGAACCTAATCCTCAGTATTATTTGGGACCTGTGCTCATGAAcattttttctcaaaatcaTGGTGACTGACAGTGGCATTTGGCTAGCCAGAAGGTATCAAAACATCAGATGCATCCAGCTGTTTGCCTTCTTCGGTGTGTAGAATATGAATTTCGTGTCACAAGTTATCTGCTGGTTTTGACCAGGAAGCAAGTAAAGAAAGTGCCATTGCATTTGAGTCTGTTGtctttgaaatatttgttttgaatAACCTTTGGCAGATGTAGAAACAGGTAGATGGTGGAAAGAGATGTGTTAATATATCAAGGGGGAACATACACAGTGTGTCATTGCTTCCCTGTTGGGGAAGTTGATTCTTGCAGTATGCTCTCTGTATAGATGGTTGCACAGCTGTCCTATTTTCCAGCACATGTAAGATGGGTGTCTTGGCCAAATAAACAGCATTAACCAAAGAGAATGTTTCATTTGGAAATCAGACACAGCTCCTCAGTGGTATTGAGGTGCTATTGAAATTTCACTGGGAGCTGAGGGTATTGCCTTGACCTGGCTTTAGGTTTTTTTGAGTAGGCAGGGCTAATCAGCACAAGTGAATAGGTTTAAGATCAGGTGAAAAGTCAGCCAGCTGCCCACAGGTTTTTTGATGTGCTTCTGGGTTTGGCAGTGAAGAATTTAAGATGAGGGAGCTAGGAATAAGGCACATGTGCTGCAACTGTGCCTTGCACAATCAGAAAGGACCTCTTAATAGTCCATCAGCTGCACAGTCAtgtgaaatatttgtttttaataggcCATGAACTGGAACGGTATTCTTGCATGTCAGCAGCAAGAGATTGCACAAAGTGTTCCATGTTGTTTAATAATTACAGTATTCTGTCCAGTATGGCCACTGAGTAGCAGTTTTTTGATTGAAACAGGATTTGCTGAGGCCAGGTATGCAACCATGGACACATGCTTTGCTCATTAGTGCTCTGCAGTTTCATAAGAGGCTTCAGCTCAGTAAATTCAGACTTTAAATGAATATACCGGAAGGTAAAGATTAGAGCTCTGTTTTGTCTGCTAATGTGATCCTGGCAGTTTGCTAATGCCTAATGTGTTTGCATATTTCAGTACAAGCAGTGGTGCATGGCAATGGACCAAGGGAAAATCCCCTCTGAAATAAAAGCCCTGCTAACTGGAGAGGAGCAAGGCAAAGCACAGCAGAACTCAACCAAACTTGCTAAGGCTGGGAAGACGGAAGCAAACAGCAGCAATCCCTGTAAGTATCCAGCCTATGCttaattcctgttttttttacatcttttgTGGTGTAGGAGGATGGCTGTGGTGTAGGAAGAAACATAAAGATGTGCTTTTGGGCACAAATAGTTGATTGAAGCAAAGAGGTTTGTGGGTGGTACAAAGACTCTGCGTAATGTTTACATGGACAACACAGATACTACACTAGGTAGGAAACTGGGCaggtattttaaaagaagactCAATCTCTGTGTTTCACTGAGGCCCGTGAAGAACTGAGACCTTAATCTTTTacagcattttctgttttcttaatgCGAGGTGAATGGAGCACATAAAgcataattgaattaaaaactCCATCAAAAAAACAGTATTCTGGCCATAAGCACTCAGAAGTGAGAAATGCTGGACTTGGCGTTTCCTACGGAGTCTTCTTTCTGACTCATTTGTGCATGTCCAGGGAATGAAATAAGGTTATTCCAGGAATTGGAAGGTGAAAAGATCATGTGATATAAAGTCATATTCTTGATATGCATGTGCAAAGGGAGAGAGTTAAGATGTAGCAAAGGGCAATTCGATATCTTACTACTTCTAATTTTGTAATATTTCATGCTACAGGCTAGATTACACTctactgaaatttttttaaaaataggaattCCTAGCTTTATGTTTGAAAGAATCAAcatgaaaatcacatttttaaccATAACAGTCTTCCCCTGTGATGCATCACTGACAGGAGGCCAATGCAGAACCTTTCGCACTGCAGCAGAGATACCTCGGTAGCTCGCAGAAGAATGCTGTTCTGAGAAGTGGATGCATCCCCAGATGCAGGGGCAAGGATCCCAGTCCGCTGTCTTCTCTTTGCTCCTCCCCACATGAAACTCTTTGATGGTGTTCCTAAGGCTGTGTGGAGTGGGGCTTTTGGGGTAGTAGGTGTTTGTGTAAGTGGAGCATTGTTCTTTCTTTCGCTACACCACCCTCCCCAAATACAGCTATGGCAGCTTTTGGGAATTTCTGTTACAAAATGGGGGCTGCTTTTATATCAGAGTCCAGAATTAgactggttttggttttggtagtTATGTGGTTGTTAACCAGTGTGGGAGTCTGGGAGGTTCTGTAAAGTAAAAGCAAGAGAAGGATCTCATAACAACTTTGCTAAAGCCAAACAGAGTACTGTAGGTCGGGGAGAAGGAAATGAATCAAAAGCTTTCAGTAAGAAGGTTTATAGCGATGTAATTTGTAACCTAAATGAAGATGTTGCTCTCAGCATCCTTCTGTAATCCAGCATGTCTTATATGTGATAGGGATTCTTCAAGAGAGGTACTAGATATATTTCCTACTTCTGCCCATACTTCTTTCACTGAATATATTTTCTACCTCCCATGCTTCTGGTAGGATAGTCAAGGCATGTCCCTGCATCTTGCTTCCAGACATTCCCTCTCACCCATTGGGCCCTGCTATCTTTCTGTAGCTCCCTACATTTTGGGCCCTAGTACTTTCCTGGACAGCAACTTAAAATGGGTTCTGCTGCGTTGTCCTGGTTTCCTAGCCAAAGATAATGCCAAGAACTGGTAGCAAGGAAACCAAGTGGCATCAGTTTTATGATAAGAAAGGTAATGGCAAAACTCTCGTGGGCTGATTTACTCATACTGGTTATTTACAGATAACCTGCCACTTTCTTCAGACTGCTCTTTCTCCTGGATATGCTTTTTGTATTCATATGATGTAACGTGGAGAGTGGAGCTCTCTGGATTTTCAGTGGGAGTTTGGCTTGCTTATTCTGTTCTGTTTATGGCAGTgtctttctctgtattttatgAAATGCATGGAACATTTTTTAATCTTatgttttcttcattgtttcATAGAATAAATATTATAATGAATGACTTTGCTAGACTGAATGTTGCCTTCTTTTTATTGAACTAATTGGGTCTGTTTAGCATTACCTCAATTCAAGATGAGttgaaagcactgaaaataatttcagtgtaCAGCACAATTGTTTTCAGAATTCCATTCTAAACACTTATATATTGAACCTTAAGGCATGGTTTTAAGTTTATTCTTTAGACCCTCCAAGCATGCACTTAGTTAACAATTGCTATAAATGTTGCACAGATACAGGAAACTGTTATGAAAAGTTAAGTAATACTGAAGTAGAGATGGGGAGGATATGGGGGTTCAGGTTGTGTTGTCCACATCCTGACCCCGGTCATCTACCCCATGTGTTTGAAGTTTGGAACTGCAGTTTGTCCTGAAAGATAGCAATAAAGCTAGCATGtaagtttggggatttttgtctGTATTGAATGCTTGCATGTCCATTttctggaggaagaaaaatcctGGGCCAAATGTTCAGAACTATACTCTGTGAACCTTGTAGCTGGATTTTGTAACATGATCATACCAGAAGTGTAATGTATTACTTTGGGCTAGAGTTAGTCTTGCACAGTCTACTTTCAGATGTAAACGATGTATTGTACTTAAACATATATTTCAAATGTTATGTGTGTGCTTAAGTGTCTTTCTGAATCAGGAATGTAGAAAACATGCACGGGAGTTACGGTACGTGACAAGAACAGGTCCACTCAGCACTAGCTAATGTGACAGACTCAGCTCTGCTCTTGCCAGAAATaccctgtttgttttcttccctctttctgtGTTTCACCGAACGAGAAGCCTCTCAgaagaaagttttattttctgaaggagACGGTGAGTTGGAATTTCTCATTGTGATGGgcaacaatttttttctgttccccaTCATGGCTTCTGCTTCTTGGCTTAATCAGCAGTTGACATTACAGGATTGTGTTTGGCAAGCCTGAGTCCAGCTCTGTGGCACAGATAGTGCCACATCCATGTTCTAACAGGTTTTTTGTACTTCATGCAGATGGACACGAGACATGTTACAGCCTGCATCATCTTCaatggttttgttgtttgtccTCCATGCAAAAATATGAGACACATAGTTGCAGGCTCTAACTGTAGTTTTTCAATCTGCTCTTAGATGCTGTAGTTCATTACAAAATGTAAGATTCCTAGCAGCAATCATTAAAGTTCCATGGCTTCCATCATGTGACAGATTGTGCTGTGTTATAAATTTTTTGGCCTTAGCTAGATCTCCGGGAGCCCTTCATTTTAGAGCTTGAAGTTTAGCAGTTCCCCTTGAAAACTAACAAATGTTTGTGGTTCATGTTTGTTTGCTACTCTAATGCTTACAGTCTTCATCCACATTGATGTGGCTCCTCGAAGTGATACAACCAAGTCCTCTGACTAGGAGTCTCATCTAGTACCCTAAATAATGAAGGATGGTATAGTCTTATCCTCTCCTTGTGCAAAATGGGCACAGCCTTTCTCACATTTCTGCTGCAGTTAGTGAGCACAGCTGGTTCTCTCTCACACGTACTGAAGGAAGGAAATGAGCCTGgaaatgcttcattttcctACTTCCTGTGGAAATCTAATGCTCAGCTAGAGCCATTTGCCCAGCTAAAGTGCAAATGGCTCTTGGAAACTATGCAGTCTCCAGAAAAGGTTGTCTACTATTTGGTGTTTACAACAACACTAGAACTGTACAGTTAAGTGTAATGAGACTGAACTCAGTTGATGATGATGGAGTAAGCACTGTACAGTTACACTAATCCTTTTGGGGAATGTAACCCAAGGATGTACTAGATAGTGGCAGCTTCACAAGAAAAACATGCATTAAGTCTTCTTTTTATATGC of Pseudopipra pipra isolate bDixPip1 chromosome 5, bDixPip1.hap1, whole genome shotgun sequence contains these proteins:
- the CREBL2 gene encoding cAMP-responsive element-binding protein-like 2 isoform X3, whose product is MDDSKVVGGKVKKPGKRGRKPAKIDLKAKLERSRQSARECRARKKLRYQYLEELVSSRERAICALREELEMYKQWCMAMDQGKIPSEIKALLTGEEQGKAQQNSTKLAKAGKTEANSSNP
- the CREBL2 gene encoding cAMP-responsive element-binding protein-like 2 isoform X1, translating into MDDSKVVGGKVKKPGKRGRKPAKIDLKAKLERSRQSARECRARKKLRYQYLEELVSSRERAICALREELEMYKQWCMAMDQGKIPSEIKALLTGEEQGKAQQNSTKLAKAGKTEANSSNPFFPCDASLTGGQCRTFRTAAEIPR
- the CREBL2 gene encoding cAMP-responsive element-binding protein-like 2 isoform X2 translates to MDDSKVVGGKVKKPGKRGRKPAKIDLKAKLERSRQSARECRARKKLRYQYLEELVSSRERAICALREELEMYKQWCMAMDQGKIPSEIKALLTGEEQGKAQQNSTKLAKAGKTEANSSNPW